A segment of the Halococcus sediminicola genome:
GGTGGTTGCCCGGATCGATTGTGGACGAGTGCCCAGTCATCATTGAGGTTGACCGCGCAGCCGAGTTCGACCGAGTGGATCGCGACACCAGCCCATCAACTTCGAGCAAGAGCCGCAAGCGTTCTTTCCGATCACGTGAGAGGTGCGAGAGGTTCGGGACAATAACTGTGTCTACAGTGCCGTCAGCGATGTGGTCACAAAGTGCAGTGTATTCTGGGCGATCGGTATCGAATCCAGAGCTACGTTTTCCCTCGTCGTAGACTCTGATCAGTTCGATCCCGTACTCAGTTGCGTAGTTCTCGACATCCCGGCGTTGCCGGGCAAGGGACTTCCCGTCCTGAGA
Coding sequences within it:
- a CDS encoding recombinase family protein, with the protein product MRTDTAVGYIRLSQDGKSLARQRRDVENYATEYGIELIRVYDEGKRSSGFDTDRPEYTALCDHIADGTVDTVIVPNLSHLSRDRKERLRLLLEVDGLVSRSTRSNSAARSTSMMTGHSSTIDPGNHRRWRFRRGIC